One Candidatus Latescibacterota bacterium DNA segment encodes these proteins:
- a CDS encoding acetate kinase produces PFKNATRHDEAIISKMSSRVKIMIIPTDEEVMIARDTLDLVLQ; encoded by the coding sequence ATCCCTTCAAGAACGCCACCCGACACGATGAAGCCATCATCAGCAAAATGAGCTCACGAGTAAAAATCATGATCATCCCCACCGACGAGGAAGTGATGATCGCCCGGGACACCCTGGATCTAGTCCTTCAGTAA